A window of Eretmochelys imbricata isolate rEreImb1 chromosome 25, rEreImb1.hap1, whole genome shotgun sequence contains these coding sequences:
- the GADD45B gene encoding growth arrest and DNA damage-inducible protein GADD45 beta, translated as MTLEELVACDNAAQKMQTVSGAVEQLLVAAQRQDCLTVGVYESAKLMNVDPDSVVLCLLAIDEEDEGDIALQIHFTLIQAFCCDNDINILRVSGMQRLAKVLGESLEDNSEPRDLHCILVTNPHTDSWKSQGLEEVASYCEESRCNNQWVPYVSLLER; from the exons ATGACCCTGGAAGAGCTGGTGGCTTGCGACAACGCTGCCCAAAA GATGCAGACCGTCAGCGGAGCGGTGGAGcagctgctggtggcggctcaGAGGCAGGACTGCCTGACCGTCGGCGTCTATGAGTCGGCCAAGCTCATGAATGT GGATCCCGACAGCGTGGTGCTTTGCCTCCTTGCCATTGATGAAGAAGATGAGGGTGACATCGCCTTGCAAATCCACTTCACCCTCATCCAGGCTTTCTGCTGCGACAACGACATCAACATCCTGCGGGTGTCCGGCATGCAGCGGCTGGCCAAGGTCCTCGGAGAGAGTTTGGAGGACAACAGCGAACCCCGGGACCTGCACTGCATCCTAGTGACG AATCCCCACACCGATTCCTGGAAGAGCCAAGGGTTGGAGGAAGTAGCCAGTTACTGTGAAGAAAGTCGCTGTAACAACCAGTGGGTCCCCTATGTC